A genome region from Mercenaria mercenaria strain notata chromosome 11, MADL_Memer_1, whole genome shotgun sequence includes the following:
- the LOC123531644 gene encoding dehydrogenase/reductase SDR family member 9-like isoform X2, whose translation MYWLLVLVTFLLILAIAWHALRKIKVGNISSRYVLVTGCDSGFGNLLTKQLDLLGFHVFAGCLTQAGVESVKSECSDKVMAIQMDVSNDESIKQTIEVIRKKVPAEKGLWAVVNNAGVIGSIGPSTWQTRLDYDNTMAVNLYGVIMVTKACMPLVLKEQGRIINTASIMGRFAFGSPSYCVSKYGVEAFSDVLRREIYRSGVSVHIIEPGFYRTPLLDRESYRQKVNNKIKQLPEDVKESLPCNLADMMVGGRDTFLEKVASSKVNEVVEAYIDAIISQFPKSRFFLL comes from the exons atgtattgGCTTTTAGTTTTAGTGACATTCTTATTGATATTGGCAATTGCTTGGCATGCATTACGTAAAATAAAAGTAGGAAACATCAGCAGTCGGTACGTGCTAGTAACTGGTTGTGATTCGGGATTCGGCAATTTGCTGACAAAACAGCTAGACTTGCTAGGTTTCCACGTATTTGCTGGGTGTCTGACACAAGCTGGAGTAGAAAGTGTGAAAAGCGAATGCTCAGACAAGGTAATGGCAATACAAATGGATGTTTCAAATGATGAAAGCATCAAACAAACGATAGAGGTCATCAGAAAGAAGGTTCCAGCTGAGAAAG GTTTATGGGCAGTCGTCAACAATGCCGGAGTTATAGGTAGTATAGGTCCATCAACATGGCAAACACGACTGGACTACGACAACACAATGGCTGTGAACCTATACGGGGTGATAATGGTCACGAAGGCGTGCATGCCATTGGTTCTTAAAGAACAGGGGAGGATCATCAATACTGCAAGCATTATGGGGAGATTTGCATTCGGAAGCCCATCCTATTGTGTATCCAAGTATGGCGTAGAGGCTTTTTCTGACGTTCTGAG ACGTGAAATTTACAGATCGGGTGTAAGTGTTCATATCATTGAACCAGGATTTTACAGAACGCCCCTTTTGGACAGAGAATCATACAGGCAAAAAgtaaacaacaagataaaacaattaCCAGAAGATGTAAAAGAGAGTTTGCCATGCAATTTAGCTGACATGA TGGTGGGAGGTCGTGATACTTTCCTTGAAAAGGTTGCATCATCCAAAGTTAATGAAGTTGTTGAGGCCTATATTGATGCGATTATATCACAGTTTCCTAAGAGCAG
- the LOC123531644 gene encoding dehydrogenase/reductase SDR family member 9-like isoform X1 → MYWLLVLVTFLLILAIAWHALRKIKVGNISSRYVLVTGCDSGFGNLLTKQLDLLGFHVFAGCLTQAGVESVKSECSDKVMAIQMDVSNDESIKQTIEVIRKKVPAEKGLWAVVNNAGVIGSIGPSTWQTRLDYDNTMAVNLYGVIMVTKACMPLVLKEQGRIINTASIMGRFAFGSPSYCVSKYGVEAFSDVLRREIYRSGVSVHIIEPGFYRTPLLDRESYRQKVNNKIKQLPEDVKESLPCNLADMMVGGRDTFLEKVASSKVNEVVEAYIDAIISQFPKSRYLVGFDAKFIFRPLSMLPEWISDWVIVKMLP, encoded by the exons atgtattgGCTTTTAGTTTTAGTGACATTCTTATTGATATTGGCAATTGCTTGGCATGCATTACGTAAAATAAAAGTAGGAAACATCAGCAGTCGGTACGTGCTAGTAACTGGTTGTGATTCGGGATTCGGCAATTTGCTGACAAAACAGCTAGACTTGCTAGGTTTCCACGTATTTGCTGGGTGTCTGACACAAGCTGGAGTAGAAAGTGTGAAAAGCGAATGCTCAGACAAGGTAATGGCAATACAAATGGATGTTTCAAATGATGAAAGCATCAAACAAACGATAGAGGTCATCAGAAAGAAGGTTCCAGCTGAGAAAG GTTTATGGGCAGTCGTCAACAATGCCGGAGTTATAGGTAGTATAGGTCCATCAACATGGCAAACACGACTGGACTACGACAACACAATGGCTGTGAACCTATACGGGGTGATAATGGTCACGAAGGCGTGCATGCCATTGGTTCTTAAAGAACAGGGGAGGATCATCAATACTGCAAGCATTATGGGGAGATTTGCATTCGGAAGCCCATCCTATTGTGTATCCAAGTATGGCGTAGAGGCTTTTTCTGACGTTCTGAG ACGTGAAATTTACAGATCGGGTGTAAGTGTTCATATCATTGAACCAGGATTTTACAGAACGCCCCTTTTGGACAGAGAATCATACAGGCAAAAAgtaaacaacaagataaaacaattaCCAGAAGATGTAAAAGAGAGTTTGCCATGCAATTTAGCTGACATGA TGGTGGGAGGTCGTGATACTTTCCTTGAAAAGGTTGCATCATCCAAAGTTAATGAAGTTGTTGAGGCCTATATTGATGCGATTATATCACAGTTTCCTAAGAGCAG GTACCTTGTTGGTTTTGATGCAAAGTTCATATTTCGCCCATTGTCAATGTTACCCGAGTGGATCAGTGATTGGGTAATAGTAAAAATGTTACCTTGA